Sequence from the Streptomyces sp. NBC_00440 genome:
CGGGGCAGCCCCTAGAGAGCCCCTCTGCGCGTCAGGTAGTTGAAGCACAGCCAGCCGGGCAGCACCGGAAGCCAGAACGTCAGCAGCCGGAAGAGCAGCACCGCGGCGGCAGCAGTCCCCGGGTCGACTCGGGCGATGATCAGCGCACCGGTCAGCGCCGTCTCGACGGCCCCGACCCCACCGGGCGTCGGTACGGCGGATCCCACCGCGTTCGCGGTCAGGAAGACCACCGCGATGCTGGCGTAACTTATGGTCGAGCCGCCGCCGAAGGCCCGGATCGACGCGTCGAGGCACATCACGAACGTGCCGGTCAGCAGCAGCATCCCGCCGATACCGGTGAGCAGCTTGCGGGGCTGCTGGAGCACGTCCAGCATCCGCGGCACCACCCCGGCGAACAGCGAACGCACCCGTGTGACAACGAACTTCCGCAGGAACGGCACCGCCGTCACCACCAGCGCGAGCACCGCTGCCGTCAGCAGGCCGGCGATCACCGTGCGGGACGGGGTCAGCGACGGGGTCTGCTCGGTGCCCGTCACATAGCCGAAGATCATCAGCAGCAGGATGTGGCTGGCCAGCCCGAAGAGCTGCGAAGCACCGACACTGGCCACCGCGAGCCCGGGGCGCACGCCCGCGCGTTGCAGGAAACGGGTGTTGAGCGCCACACCGCCGACCGCCGCGGGCGCCACCAGCTTCACGAAGGACCCGGCGACCTGCGCCGACACGGCCCGCAGGAACGGCACCTTCTCCGGCACGAAGCCGAGCAGGCTCATCGCCGCCGCCACGTAACTCACCGCGGAGAACAGCACCGCCAGGGCGACCCAGCCCCAGCGGGTGGTGGTGATCAGCTGGTGGTACGGGATGTTCGCGAGCTGAGAGAGCAGGAAGTACGCGGCGACGGACCCGGCGATGACCGTGAACAGGGTGCGCAACTTGACGCGTTCGAGCCGTACCGGTTCGGCGTGCGCCTGCGGGCGGATCAGCAGCACCTGGTGGCGGATCTGCGAGAGCAGGTCCTCCTCACGTGCCCCGTCCAGCGCGTCGTCGATGGCCTCCTTCTCGGCCTTCTTCTCGGCACGGGCGGCCTTGCGGCTGTCGCCCGGCGCTTCGGGCCCGGCCTTCGCCCGCTTCGCCGTCTCCGACGCCTCGATCACGGCTTCGCGCTCGCGCTGCGCCCGCTCGCGCGCCAGCTGGCGCAGAGTCGCCCGGGTCGACCGGCTCAGCGCCAGCGGCTGGAGCAGCGGCAGGCTGTCGGCCACCTTGTCGGGACCGATGACCGCCACGGCTGACGCGACCGAGCGCTCCGCCCCGGCCCGCAGTCCCAGCGTGGTGAGCAGCTGCGCGATGTCCATGCGCAGCACGATGTCGCTCGCCGCGATCTCGCCGCCGCGCAGATCGGTGAGGATCACCCGGCCCGACCGGTCCACCAGGATCGCGTCGCCGACGAGCCTGCGGTGCGCGATGCGACGGGACTGCAGAGCCTGCATCTGCCGCCAGGCGTTCCGCATCAGCTCGTCGGTGAACTCCTCGTCGGGCAGCGAGTCGAGGGAGCGGCCGCCGGTGTGCTCGTACACGAGCATCACCGCGTCGGGGCCGAGCTCGGACGTGGCGATCAGCTTCGGCGCGTTGGCCCCGGCGGCGATGGCCGCGTACGCGAGGAGCGCCTCCTGCTCCAGGGCCTGGCGCAGCGACTGGATGGAGCGGCCGGTGGAGATGGACCGCAGGGTGAGGCGGCGCCACACCCGGTAGAAGAAGCCCTGCGCCTGCTGCTCCCGGTCGACGACGGTGACGTCGAGCGGCCCGCCGTCCTCCAGCGTGACGAAGTAGCGGCGGCCGCGGTCGCCCTGCTCGGCGGAGTCGGGGATGTCCTCGGCGCGCATCGCGCTGACGGGGTTGAAGCCGACGTGCCGCAGCCCGGCGAGCAGCTGGCGGCCGGTCGGGCGGACGTTGGGCGAGCCGACGGCGTACAGCGTGCCGTACGCGACGGTCCAGCCCAGCAGGATCGTCACGATGATCGAGAAGGGGGTGGTCTGCCGGCCGACCAGCACAGCGAAGGCGTTGACCAGCAGCACCACCCAGAGCGCCACCCGCCAGCGCGGCCTGCGGGCCATGCCGACGGCCGTCATATACGCGATGACGGGGGCGAGATAGCCGTGCACGGGGTCGGTGAGCGTGCCGTTGGCGAGCGACTGGGTGAGCGCCTCGGTGATCGACTTGGGTGCGGCCTTGGCGACCCAGAGGTCGGTGGCGAGCGCGGCGCCGTGGGCGAGTACGGCGGCCAGCACGCCGTCCGCGATCCGCAGACCGTCCCGTTTGACCAGCCGTTCGATCGCGAAGGCGACCGGCAGGATCAGTATGGCGATGGACGAGAAGAGCCCGGCGAGCTTGAGGAGCAGATCGGGTGTCTGGACGGTGCCGTTGTGGATGTCCTGGGCGAGCCCCGATGTCGTGCCGTGGGCGAAGGCGGCGATGGCCAGGACCAGCGCGATGGCCAGGATGCCGGTGAGCAGGCGCAGCAGATCGGACGGGCGGTGCACCCGGGCGGCGAGCAGCGGCTCGTCCCCGGAGACCCGGTCGATGGGCGTCGCCCCGCCGAACTCGGGCGGTGATTCCTGCGATCCGGGGTGGGATCCGGTGGCGGGTCCTGCGTCCGGTCCGGGGCGGGACCCCGTGGCGGGCTGTGTGTCCGGGCCGGGGTGTGATCCGGTGGAGGGTGCTGTGTCCGGGCCTGGGTGGGATCCGGTGGCGGGCTGTGATCCCGCCTCCGGGTGTGAGCCGGGCCCGGAATCCGTCCCGTCGGCCGCACCCGGGGCCGCGTCAGGGCCGCCCGGTGCGACCGGACCGCGGCCCGGCCCCGGGCCCGCCTCCGGTCCGCCCGGAGGGGTTTCGGAGTCGGGGGCGTTCGCCGCCTCCGGTGGCTCCTGCACGCCTGGCCCCTCCGTCGGTTCCTCTTTGTCTCGTATCACTGCGCTCCACCTCGGGGTGCTGGGCCCGCGGGCAGAGCGGCCGGGCGCTGCTCGCGGGAAGCCCGGCCACCGCCCGGACGATGGTGGCATGTCCGGGCGGTGCGGGAGGGCATCAGGGCCCCTTTGCGGAAAATGGCCCGGTCTGCGGAGAGCCCGGCGCGTTGTCGGCGCTGTGGTGCAGGATGGGCCGGGTGAGTGCTGAGCTGCCGGAGTACGCGGAACGGGTGCTGGACGTCGCGGAGCTGATCCCGCCCGGCCGCGTCATGACGTACGGGGACATCGCCGAATGGCTGGGAGAGGGGGGCCCGCGCCAGGTGGGGCGGGTGATGGCCCTCTACGGCGGCGGAGCCCCGTGGTGGCGTGTGGTGCGCTCGGACGGTGCGCTGCTCCCGGGCCACGAACTGCGGGCGCTGGAGCACTACCGCGCGGAGTCCACCCCGCTGCGGGACGCCTCGCGGGCCGCACGGGAAGCGGACGGCCACCTGCCGCGCCTGGACATGCGGCGGGCGCGGTGGGACGGCGGCGACGGGGCTCATGTCTGACAGCTTCCGCCATTCGGCCCTCCCACGGGTGGTCTGAGACCCGTACGGAGTACAGGCCACCGGCACGGCCGTCCGGGCCGCTGTCGTCCCGGCCGCTGTCGTCCCGGTCACCCGGCCCGACGGCGTAGCGTCGGCGGGGCACCGCGGGCCCGGCGGAGCCGCCGGGCCCGGCACATACTCGGCACCCACCCTTCCCGTCCGCACATCCACGCACCCCTTCCAGGACCGGCGATCCACGTGAGCACCTCCACTTCCCACCGGGTACGGCAACGGGCCCCGGGCGCGTACCGACTGGTGCGCACCCCGCCGGGCACGGTGGATCCACCCGTACTGGACGCACGGCAGCGTGCGGTGGTTGATCACGGCACCGGGCCGCTGCTGGTCCTGGCCGGGCCGGGCACGGGCAAATCCACCACGCTGGTGGAGGCGGTGGCCCGGCGCATCGCCGAGGGGACGGACCCCGAACGGATCCTGGTCCTCACCTTCAGCCGCCGGGCCGCGGTGGAGCTGCGCGACCGGATGGCCGTACGGATCCAGGGCGGCGGGCAGGGGCCGATCCCCGATGCCGGGGCGTCCGGCGCCGGATCCAGGATCGGCACGTACGGACCGCAGGCGACCACCTTCCACTCCTTCTGCTACGCCCTGGTCCGCGCCCACCAGGACGCCGACCTCTTCGCCGAACCGCTGCGGCTGCTGTCGGGGCCCGAGCAGGACGTCGCGGTTCGGGAGCTGCTGGCCGGACAGCTCGACCTGGGCCGGATCCGCTGGCCCGACGAGCTGCGGGCCTGCCTGACGACGCGTGGCTTCGCCGACGAGGTGCGCGCGGTGCTCGCCCGCAGCCGGGAGCTGGGCCTCGGCCCGGAGACCCTGGCCGCGTTCGCGGACCGCACGGGGCGCCCCGACTGGCACGCGGCCGCCGGGTTCCTCGCCGAGTATCTGGACGTCCTCGACGCGCAGGGCGTCGTCGACTACGCGGAGCTGGTGCACCGCGCGGTGCCGCTGGCCGAACGCGCCGACCTCCGCTACGACGCGGTCTTCGTCGACGAGTACCAGGACACGGACCCGGCGCAGGTCAGGCTGTTGCACGCGCTGGCGGGCGGCGGCCGGACCCTGGTCGCGTTCGGCGACCCGGACCAGTCGATCTACGCGTTCCGCGGCGCCGACGTGAACGGCATCCTGGACTTCCCCGACACGTTCGCCCGCACGGACGGCCGCCCGGCCCCCGTCGAGGTGCTGACCACCTCACGCCGCTCCGCCACGGCCCTGCTGACGGCGACCCGGCTGCTCACCCAGCGGATGCCGCTGCCCCGGCTCCCCGCCGCGAAGGTCCGCGCACACCGGGAGCTCTCGGCGGTACGGGCCGGGGGCCGGGTCGAGGCGTACACCTACCCGACGGCCGGCACCGAACTGGACAACATCGCGGACATCCTGCGCCGGGCCCACCTGGAGGAGGGCGTGCCGTGGAACGACATGGCGGTCCTGGTCCGTGCGGGCGGCCGCTCGATCCCGGCGGTGCGCCGGGCGCTGACCTCGGCCGGGGTCCCGCTGGACATCGCGGGCGACGACGTACCGCTGCGCCACGAGCCCGCGGTCACCCCGCTGCTGACGGCGCTGCGGGCGGTGGCGGAAGCGGCGCTGGGCAGTGCCGGCGCCGGTCCCGGCACCGAAACCGGGACCAGTCCCGGTGCCGGCCCGGACACCGGCGACGAGGGCCCGGCGGCCGGGGCCCCCGCGGCCCGGCTGACCACCGAGGCGGCTCTCGCGCTCCTCACCTCACCGCTCGCCGGCATGGACGCCGCCGACCTGCGGCGGCTCGGCCGCGCCCTGCGCGACGAGGAACGGGCGGGCGGCAACCGGCTGCCCGCGCCGTCCGACGAACTGCTCGCCCGCGCGCTGGCCGAGCCCGCACGGCTGATCGCGCACGACCCGGCGTACGCCAGGGGCGCCCAGCAGCTGGGCAAGCTACTGAGCAGAACCCGCGCGCTCCTGGAGAACGGCGGCACCGCCGAACAGGCCCTCTGGGAGCTGTGGAGCGGTACCGGCTGGCCCCGGCGTCTGGAGCGCGCCACGCTGCGGGGCGGCGCCGCCGGGCGCAACGCCGACCGCGACCTGGACGCCGTCTGCGCGCTCTTCGACACCGCGGCCCGCGCCGAGGAGCGCACCGGCGGGCGCGGCGCGCTGAACTTCCTCGAAGAGATCGACGCCCAGGACATCGCCGCCGACACCCTGTCGAAGCGGACCGTGCGCCCCGAGGCGGTCCAGCTGATGACCGCGCACCGCGCCAAGGGCCTGGAATGGGGCCTGGTCGTCGTCGCCGGTGTGCAGGAAGGGCTGTGGCCCGACCTCAGGCGGCGCGGCTCCCTGCTGGAGGCGGACCGGATCGGGCGCGACGGGCTCGCCGAACCGCTCAGCCCCGGTGCGCTGCTCGCCGAGGAACGCAGGCTCTTCTACGTCGCGGTCACCCGCGCCCGCGACCGGATCGTCGTGACCGCGGTGAAGGCACCGGCCGACGACGGGGACCAGCCGTCGCGCTTCCTCACCGAGCTGGGGGTGGAGCCGAAGGACGTCACGGGCCGCCCCCGGCGCCCCCTCGCGGTGGCCCCGCTGGTCGCGGAGTTGCGCGCGACGACCGTCGACCCGAAGGCGTCCCCCGAACTGCGCGAGGCCGCCGCCCACCGGCTCGCCCGGCTGGCCGCGCTCACGGACGAGGAGGGCCAGCCGCTGGTGCCCGCCGCGCACCCGTACCGCTGGTGGGGGCTGTACGAGCCGACGCACTCCGCCGTCCCGGTGCGCGACCCCGGGCAGCCGGTCGCACTCTCCGGCAGTGCGCTGGACCAGCTCGCCCACACCTGCTCGCTCCAGTGGTTCCTGGGCCGCGAGGTGAAGGCGGACGCGCCCGCCACCGCCGCCCAGGGCTTCGGCAACGTGGTGCACGTCCTCGCGGACGAGGTGGCGTCCGGGCGTACCCCCGCCGACCTGGCCGTCCTGATGGAACGCCTCGACTCGGTCTGGAACTCGCTCGCCTTCGACGCCCCCTGGAAGTCCGGCCAGGAGAAGGAGAACGCACGCGCCGCGCTGGAACGCTTCCTGCGCTGGCACGTCATGGACCGCGCGGGCCGCACCCCGGCCGCCACCGAGCACCCCTTCGACGTGACCCTGGAGGCGGGTGAGTACGAGGTCCGGATCCGGGGCTCCATGGACCGGGTCGAGCGGGACGCGGAGGGCCGTGCGTACGTGGTCGACTTCAAGACCGGCAAGCAGGCGCCCACGAAGGACGAGGTGGCCCGCCATCCACAGCTGGCGGTCTACCAGCTCGCGGTGCGCGAGGGCGCGGTGGACGAGGTCTTCGGCGGCCGGCGCCCCGAGGCGGGCGGCGCCGAACTCGTACAGCTGCGGCAGGCCGCCGTGAAGAAGGAGGGCGGCGACGCCCTGCCCAAGGTCCAGTCCCAGGAGCCGCTCGCGGGGGAGTGGGTCGGCGACCTGCTGGCCACCGCCGCCGGAAAGGTGCTGGACGAGCGCTTCACCCCGACGACGGGCAGCCACTGCACGCACTGCGCGTTCCGCGCCTCCTGCAGCGCCCTGCCCGAGGGGCGCCACATCGTCGAGTGACGGCGGTACGACAGCGGTACGCGAGCGGGCGGGGCGGGGATGTCACGCGGGGATGTCACGCGGGGATGTCACAGGGCGCCGTTAGCCTTTCTGAGGTGACCACCCCACGCATCACCGGTCCCGAGCAGCTCAAGGAGCTGCTCGGTATCCCCTTCACCCCGGAGCAGACGGCCTGCATCACGGCGCCGCCCGCCCCGCAGGTCATCGTGG
This genomic interval carries:
- a CDS encoding flippase-like domain-containing protein, whose translation is MQEPPEAANAPDSETPPGGPEAGPGPGRGPVAPGGPDAAPGAADGTDSGPGSHPEAGSQPATGSHPGPDTAPSTGSHPGPDTQPATGSRPGPDAGPATGSHPGSQESPPEFGGATPIDRVSGDEPLLAARVHRPSDLLRLLTGILAIALVLAIAAFAHGTTSGLAQDIHNGTVQTPDLLLKLAGLFSSIAILILPVAFAIERLVKRDGLRIADGVLAAVLAHGAALATDLWVAKAAPKSITEALTQSLANGTLTDPVHGYLAPVIAYMTAVGMARRPRWRVALWVVLLVNAFAVLVGRQTTPFSIIVTILLGWTVAYGTLYAVGSPNVRPTGRQLLAGLRHVGFNPVSAMRAEDIPDSAEQGDRGRRYFVTLEDGGPLDVTVVDREQQAQGFFYRVWRRLTLRSISTGRSIQSLRQALEQEALLAYAAIAAGANAPKLIATSELGPDAVMLVYEHTGGRSLDSLPDEEFTDELMRNAWRQMQALQSRRIAHRRLVGDAILVDRSGRVILTDLRGGEIAASDIVLRMDIAQLLTTLGLRAGAERSVASAVAVIGPDKVADSLPLLQPLALSRSTRATLRQLARERAQREREAVIEASETAKRAKAGPEAPGDSRKAARAEKKAEKEAIDDALDGAREEDLLSQIRHQVLLIRPQAHAEPVRLERVKLRTLFTVIAGSVAAYFLLSQLANIPYHQLITTTRWGWVALAVLFSAVSYVAAAMSLLGFVPEKVPFLRAVSAQVAGSFVKLVAPAAVGGVALNTRFLQRAGVRPGLAVASVGASQLFGLASHILLLMIFGYVTGTEQTPSLTPSRTVIAGLLTAAVLALVVTAVPFLRKFVVTRVRSLFAGVVPRMLDVLQQPRKLLTGIGGMLLLTGTFVMCLDASIRAFGGGSTISYASIAVVFLTANAVGSAVPTPGGVGAVETALTGALIIARVDPGTAAAAVLLFRLLTFWLPVLPGWLCFNYLTRRGAL
- a CDS encoding MGMT family protein; the encoded protein is MGRVSAELPEYAERVLDVAELIPPGRVMTYGDIAEWLGEGGPRQVGRVMALYGGGAPWWRVVRSDGALLPGHELRALEHYRAESTPLRDASRAAREADGHLPRLDMRRARWDGGDGAHV
- a CDS encoding ATP-dependent helicase; amino-acid sequence: MSTSTSHRVRQRAPGAYRLVRTPPGTVDPPVLDARQRAVVDHGTGPLLVLAGPGTGKSTTLVEAVARRIAEGTDPERILVLTFSRRAAVELRDRMAVRIQGGGQGPIPDAGASGAGSRIGTYGPQATTFHSFCYALVRAHQDADLFAEPLRLLSGPEQDVAVRELLAGQLDLGRIRWPDELRACLTTRGFADEVRAVLARSRELGLGPETLAAFADRTGRPDWHAAAGFLAEYLDVLDAQGVVDYAELVHRAVPLAERADLRYDAVFVDEYQDTDPAQVRLLHALAGGGRTLVAFGDPDQSIYAFRGADVNGILDFPDTFARTDGRPAPVEVLTTSRRSATALLTATRLLTQRMPLPRLPAAKVRAHRELSAVRAGGRVEAYTYPTAGTELDNIADILRRAHLEEGVPWNDMAVLVRAGGRSIPAVRRALTSAGVPLDIAGDDVPLRHEPAVTPLLTALRAVAEAALGSAGAGPGTETGTSPGAGPDTGDEGPAAGAPAARLTTEAALALLTSPLAGMDAADLRRLGRALRDEERAGGNRLPAPSDELLARALAEPARLIAHDPAYARGAQQLGKLLSRTRALLENGGTAEQALWELWSGTGWPRRLERATLRGGAAGRNADRDLDAVCALFDTAARAEERTGGRGALNFLEEIDAQDIAADTLSKRTVRPEAVQLMTAHRAKGLEWGLVVVAGVQEGLWPDLRRRGSLLEADRIGRDGLAEPLSPGALLAEERRLFYVAVTRARDRIVVTAVKAPADDGDQPSRFLTELGVEPKDVTGRPRRPLAVAPLVAELRATTVDPKASPELREAAAHRLARLAALTDEEGQPLVPAAHPYRWWGLYEPTHSAVPVRDPGQPVALSGSALDQLAHTCSLQWFLGREVKADAPATAAQGFGNVVHVLADEVASGRTPADLAVLMERLDSVWNSLAFDAPWKSGQEKENARAALERFLRWHVMDRAGRTPAATEHPFDVTLEAGEYEVRIRGSMDRVERDAEGRAYVVDFKTGKQAPTKDEVARHPQLAVYQLAVREGAVDEVFGGRRPEAGGAELVQLRQAAVKKEGGDALPKVQSQEPLAGEWVGDLLATAAGKVLDERFTPTTGSHCTHCAFRASCSALPEGRHIVE